A window of the Oncorhynchus mykiss isolate Arlee chromosome 15, USDA_OmykA_1.1, whole genome shotgun sequence genome harbors these coding sequences:
- the unm_hu7910 gene encoding uncharacterized abhydrolase domain-containing protein DDB_G0269086 isoform X3 — MEETVLEEPICEEAVLAEEIPEVKPAAMVNKNGVKAEAATASGGGDVASGGVASGGGGAASGFSGTKIFTWFMVLALLGVWSSVAVVWLDLVDYDNVIARAKEFPLNFSEVLQGKLSAYDADGDGDFDVEDAKVLLGLTKEGGEITNENADSLEEIFGILAEEGSDWFHGFFTFLYDVISPPVEKVEDPESETAEEEGDADEKEVKTAAPKKETLKKAENIVEVPVPKTEKTKGSLLFNGDQSPGEVASKKNRTKEHPTRELGRKLKSALKEQLRMIHEKIEAQKIAEMALAEVRSILDKEEEERQLVNALELKRQEGAQKAQEMLEAQLREEREQEEKREAERKAQEQAGKERLEKEQLEQLEREEKEREAEEKAEKEQLEKEKLEKERIEKEKAELERMEKERLEKDQAAKEKAEKERLQKERVAKEKAEKERIEKERVAKEKAEKERIEKERVAKEKAEKERIEKERVAKEKAENERIEKERVAKEKAEKERIEKERVAKEKAEKERIEKERVSKEKAEKERVEKERVAKEKAEKERVEKERVAKEKAEKERLEKERVAKEKAEKERIEKERVAKEKAEKERIERERVAKEKAEKERLEKERVAKEKAEKERIEKERVAKEKAEKERIEKERVAKEKAEKERLEKERVAKEKAEKERIEKERVAKEKAEKERIERERVAKEKAEKERIEKERVAKEKAEKERIEKERVAKEKAEKERIERERVAKEKAEKERIEKERVAKEKAEKERIERERAAKEKAEKERIERERVAKEKAEKERIEKERVAKEKAEKERIERERVAKEKAEKERIEKERVAKESEKERMETERVAKGSEKKRMERERVAKGSEKKRMERERVAKGSEKKRMERERVAKGKERAEKEQQARELAAKEKERVAVKGHFVKEKTAKAKVETEQLPKIDREQLPKVKAGKERAEKEPLLKEKIERERVVKEKRAKQAKEEMPEKNANNFTTTSKKEKILAIQDLLKPKATKVNKKWSFTG; from the exons atgGAGGAAACTGTGTTGGAGGAACCTATCTGTGAAGAAGCCGTATTGGCTGAAGAAATCCCAG AGGTGAAGCCCGCAGCAATGGTGAATAAGAATGGTGTGAAAGCGGAGGCTGCTACTGCTAGTGGGGGTGGGGATGTTGCTAGTGGGGGTGTTGCTAGTGGGGGTGGAGGTGCTGCTAGTGGTTTTAGCGGCACTAAGATCTTCACCTGGTTCATGGTTCTGGCTCTGTTGGGGGTGTGGAGCTCCGTGGCAGTGGTGTGGTTAGATCTGGTGGACTACGACAATGTCATTG CGAGAGCAAAGGAATTCCCTTTGAACTTTTCAGAGGTTTTACAAG GTAAACTTTCAGCGTATGACGCAGATGGCGACGGGGACTTTGATGTGGAGGACGCCAAAGTACTACTTG GCTTGACCAAAGAGGGCGGTGAAATTACTAATGAAAACGCAGATTCCCTAGAGGAAATCTTCGGTATTTTAGCCGAGGAGGGCTCAGATTGGTTTCACGGCTTCTTCACGTTTCTCTATGACGTGATCTCTCCTCCCGTAGAGAAGGTGGAGGATCCAGAGAGTGAGACAGCAGAGGAGGAGGGTGATGCTG ACGAGAAAGAGGTCAAAACTGCTGCTCCCAAAAAGGAAACGCTGAAAAAAG CTGAGAATATTGTAGAGGTTCCCGTTCCAAAAACAGAAAAGACAAAAGGTAGCCTACTATTTAATGGTG ATCAGAGTCCTGGAGAGGTGGCTTCTAAAAAGAACAGAACAAAAG AGCACCCAACAAGAGAACTTGGGAGGAAATTAAAGTCAGCATTAAAGGAACAGTTGAGAATGATCCATGAGAAGATTGAAGCTCAAAAAATTGCTGAAATGGCTTTGGCTGAAGTGAGAAGTATCCTGgacaaagaggaggaagagagacaatTGGTCAATGCTCTGGAACTCAAGAGGCAAGAGGGGGCCCAAAAAGCCCAGGAAATGTTAGAGGCTCAACTTCGAGAGGAAAGAGAacaagaagagaaaagagaggctgagagaaaagCACAGGAGCAAGCAGGGAAAGAGAGGCTGGAGAAAGAGCAACTGGAGCAGttggaaagagaagagaaagagagggaagctGAGGAGAAGGCAGAAAAAGAGCAATTGGAGAAGGAaaagctagagaaagagaggatagaaaaGGAGAAGGCAGAGCTGGaaaggatggagaaagagagactggaaaAGGATCAAGCAGCCAAAGAGAAAGCAGAAAAGGAAAGACTACAGAAGGAACGGGTCGCCAAAGAGAAAGCAGAAAAGGAGAGGATTGAGAAGGAACGGGTCGCCAAAGAGAAAGCAGAAAAGGAGAGGATTGAGAAGGAACGGGTCGCCAAAGAGAAAGCAGAAAAGGAGAGGATTGAGAAGGAACGGGTTGCCAAAGAGAAAGCCGAAAATGAGAGGATTGAGAAGGAACGGGTCGCCAAAGAGAAAGCAGAAAAGGAGAGGATTGAGAAGGAACGGGTCGCCAAAGAGAAAGCAGAAAAGGAGAGGATTGAGAAGGAACGGGTCTCCAAAGAGAAAGCAgaaaaggagagggttgagaaggAACGGGTCGCCAAAGAGAAAGCAgaaaaggagagggttgagaaggAACGGGTCGCCAAAGAGAAAGCAGAAAAGGAGAGGCTTGAAAAGGAACGGGTCGCCAAAGAGAAAGCAGAAAAGGAAAGGATTGAGAAGGAACGGGTCGCCAAAGAGAAAGCAGAAAAGGAGAGGATTGAGAGGGAACGGGTCGCCAAAGAGAAAGCAGAAAAGGAGAGGCTTGAAAAGGAACGGGTCGCCAAAGAGAAAGCAGAAAAGGAAAGGATTGAGAAGGAACGGGTCGCCAAAGAGAAAGCAGAAAAGGAAAGGATTGAGAAGGAACGGGTCGCCAAAGAGAAAGCAGAAAAGGAGAGGCTTGAAAAGGAACGGGTCGCCAAAGAGAAAGCAGAAAAGGAAAGGATTGAGAAGGAACGGGTCGCCAAAGAGAAAGCAGAAAAGGAGAGGATTGAGAGGGAACGGGTCGCCAAAGAGAAAGCAGAAAAGGAGAGGATTGAGAAGGAACGGGTCGCCAAAGAGAAAGCAGAAAAGGAGAGGATTGAGAAGGAACGGGTCGCCAAAGAGAAAGCAGAAAAGGAGAGGATTGAGAGGGAACGGGTCGCCAAAGAGAAAGCAGAAAAGGAGAGGATTGAGAAGGAACGGGTCGCCAAAGAGAAAGCAGAAAAGGAGAGGATTGAGAGGGAACGGGCCGCCAAAGAGAAAGCAGAAAAGGAGAGGATTGAGAGGGAACGGGTCGCCAAAGAGAAAGCAGAAAAGGAAAGGATTGAGAAGGAACGGGTCGCCAAAGAGAAAGCAGAAAAGGAGAGGATTGAGAGGGAACGGGTCGCCAAAGAGAAAGCAGAAAAGGAGAGGATTGAGAAGGAACGGGTCGCAAAGGAATCTgaaaaggagaggatggagacagaAAGGGTAGCAAAGGGATCTGAaaagaagaggatggagagagaaagggtagcGAAGGGATCTGAaaagaagaggatggagagagaaagggtagcGAAGGGATCTGAaaagaagaggatggagagagaaagggtagcgaagggaaaggagagagcagagaaagagcaACAAGCCAGAGAGTTAGCTGCtaaagaaaaggagagagtggCGGTAAAAGGACACTTTGTCAAAGAAAAGACTGCAAAGGCCAAGGTTGAGACAGAACAGTTACCCAAGATAGACAGAGAACAGTTACCTAAGGTGAaggcagggaaggagagagcagaaAAAGAGCCTCTACTCAAAGAaaagatagaaagggagagagttgTGAAAGAGAAAAGAGCCAAACAAGCAAAAGAGGAGATGCCAGAGAAAAATGCAAACAACTTCACAACTACAAGCAAGAAGGAAAAAATATTGGCTATACAAGATCTTCTGAAGCCTAAAGCCACCAAGGTGAACAAGAAATGGAGCTTCACAGGATGA
- the unm_hu7910 gene encoding uncharacterized abhydrolase domain-containing protein DDB_G0269086 isoform X23: MIPFSGHHVIHPDHPRTRRSEVKPAAMVNKNGVKAEAATASGGGDVASGGVASGGGGAASGFSGTKIFTWFMVLALLGVWSSVAVVWLDLVDYDNVIGKLSAYDADGDGDFDVEDAKVLLDEKEVKTAAPKKETLKKEDKKKAENIVEVPVPKTEKTKGSLLFNGDQSPGEVASKKNRTKEHPTRELGRKLKSALKEQLRMIHEKIEAQKIAEMALAEVRSILDKEEEERQLVNALELKRQEGAQKAQEMLEAQLREEREQEEKREAERKAQEQAGKERLEKEQLEQLEREEKEREAEEKAEKEQLEKEKLEKERIEKEKAELERMEKERLEKDQAAKEKAEKERLQKERVAKEKAEKERIEKERVAKEKAEKERIEKERVAKEKAEKERIEKERVAKEKAENERIEKERVAKEKAEKERIEKERVAKEKAEKERIEKERVSKEKAEKERVEKERVAKEKAEKERVEKERVAKEKAEKERLEKERVAKEKAEKERIEKERVAKEKAEKERIERERVAKEKAEKERLEKERVAKEKAEKERIEKERVAKEKAEKERIEKERVAKEKAEKERLEKERVAKEKAEKERIEKERVAKEKAEKERIERERVAKEKAEKERIEKERVAKEKAEKERIEKERVAKEKAEKERIERERVAKEKAEKERIEKERVAKEKAEKERIERERAAKEKAEKERIERERVAKEKAEKERIEKERVAKEKAEKERIERERVAKEKAEKERIEKERVAKESEKERMETERVAKGSEKKRMERERVAKGSEKKRMERERVAKGSEKKRMERERVAKGKERAEKEQQARELAAKEKERVAVKGHFVKEKTAKAKVETEQLPKIDREQLPKVKAGKERAEKEPLLKEKIERERVVKEKRAKQAKEEMPEKNANNFTTTSKKEKILAIQDLLKPKATKVNKKWSFTG, from the exons ATGATTCCCTTCAGTGGACACCATGTAATTCATCCAGACCATCCCCGGACACGCAGATCTG AGGTGAAGCCCGCAGCAATGGTGAATAAGAATGGTGTGAAAGCGGAGGCTGCTACTGCTAGTGGGGGTGGGGATGTTGCTAGTGGGGGTGTTGCTAGTGGGGGTGGAGGTGCTGCTAGTGGTTTTAGCGGCACTAAGATCTTCACCTGGTTCATGGTTCTGGCTCTGTTGGGGGTGTGGAGCTCCGTGGCAGTGGTGTGGTTAGATCTGGTGGACTACGACAATGTCATTG GTAAACTTTCAGCGTATGACGCAGATGGCGACGGGGACTTTGATGTGGAGGACGCCAAAGTACTACTTG ACGAGAAAGAGGTCAAAACTGCTGCTCCCAAAAAGGAAACGCTGAAAAAAG AGGACAAGAAAAAAG CTGAGAATATTGTAGAGGTTCCCGTTCCAAAAACAGAAAAGACAAAAGGTAGCCTACTATTTAATGGTG ATCAGAGTCCTGGAGAGGTGGCTTCTAAAAAGAACAGAACAAAAG AGCACCCAACAAGAGAACTTGGGAGGAAATTAAAGTCAGCATTAAAGGAACAGTTGAGAATGATCCATGAGAAGATTGAAGCTCAAAAAATTGCTGAAATGGCTTTGGCTGAAGTGAGAAGTATCCTGgacaaagaggaggaagagagacaatTGGTCAATGCTCTGGAACTCAAGAGGCAAGAGGGGGCCCAAAAAGCCCAGGAAATGTTAGAGGCTCAACTTCGAGAGGAAAGAGAacaagaagagaaaagagaggctgagagaaaagCACAGGAGCAAGCAGGGAAAGAGAGGCTGGAGAAAGAGCAACTGGAGCAGttggaaagagaagagaaagagagggaagctGAGGAGAAGGCAGAAAAAGAGCAATTGGAGAAGGAaaagctagagaaagagaggatagaaaaGGAGAAGGCAGAGCTGGaaaggatggagaaagagagactggaaaAGGATCAAGCAGCCAAAGAGAAAGCAGAAAAGGAAAGACTACAGAAGGAACGGGTCGCCAAAGAGAAAGCAGAAAAGGAGAGGATTGAGAAGGAACGGGTCGCCAAAGAGAAAGCAGAAAAGGAGAGGATTGAGAAGGAACGGGTCGCCAAAGAGAAAGCAGAAAAGGAGAGGATTGAGAAGGAACGGGTTGCCAAAGAGAAAGCCGAAAATGAGAGGATTGAGAAGGAACGGGTCGCCAAAGAGAAAGCAGAAAAGGAGAGGATTGAGAAGGAACGGGTCGCCAAAGAGAAAGCAGAAAAGGAGAGGATTGAGAAGGAACGGGTCTCCAAAGAGAAAGCAgaaaaggagagggttgagaaggAACGGGTCGCCAAAGAGAAAGCAgaaaaggagagggttgagaaggAACGGGTCGCCAAAGAGAAAGCAGAAAAGGAGAGGCTTGAAAAGGAACGGGTCGCCAAAGAGAAAGCAGAAAAGGAAAGGATTGAGAAGGAACGGGTCGCCAAAGAGAAAGCAGAAAAGGAGAGGATTGAGAGGGAACGGGTCGCCAAAGAGAAAGCAGAAAAGGAGAGGCTTGAAAAGGAACGGGTCGCCAAAGAGAAAGCAGAAAAGGAAAGGATTGAGAAGGAACGGGTCGCCAAAGAGAAAGCAGAAAAGGAAAGGATTGAGAAGGAACGGGTCGCCAAAGAGAAAGCAGAAAAGGAGAGGCTTGAAAAGGAACGGGTCGCCAAAGAGAAAGCAGAAAAGGAAAGGATTGAGAAGGAACGGGTCGCCAAAGAGAAAGCAGAAAAGGAGAGGATTGAGAGGGAACGGGTCGCCAAAGAGAAAGCAGAAAAGGAGAGGATTGAGAAGGAACGGGTCGCCAAAGAGAAAGCAGAAAAGGAGAGGATTGAGAAGGAACGGGTCGCCAAAGAGAAAGCAGAAAAGGAGAGGATTGAGAGGGAACGGGTCGCCAAAGAGAAAGCAGAAAAGGAGAGGATTGAGAAGGAACGGGTCGCCAAAGAGAAAGCAGAAAAGGAGAGGATTGAGAGGGAACGGGCCGCCAAAGAGAAAGCAGAAAAGGAGAGGATTGAGAGGGAACGGGTCGCCAAAGAGAAAGCAGAAAAGGAAAGGATTGAGAAGGAACGGGTCGCCAAAGAGAAAGCAGAAAAGGAGAGGATTGAGAGGGAACGGGTCGCCAAAGAGAAAGCAGAAAAGGAGAGGATTGAGAAGGAACGGGTCGCAAAGGAATCTgaaaaggagaggatggagacagaAAGGGTAGCAAAGGGATCTGAaaagaagaggatggagagagaaagggtagcGAAGGGATCTGAaaagaagaggatggagagagaaagggtagcGAAGGGATCTGAaaagaagaggatggagagagaaagggtagcgaagggaaaggagagagcagagaaagagcaACAAGCCAGAGAGTTAGCTGCtaaagaaaaggagagagtggCGGTAAAAGGACACTTTGTCAAAGAAAAGACTGCAAAGGCCAAGGTTGAGACAGAACAGTTACCCAAGATAGACAGAGAACAGTTACCTAAGGTGAaggcagggaaggagagagcagaaAAAGAGCCTCTACTCAAAGAaaagatagaaagggagagagttgTGAAAGAGAAAAGAGCCAAACAAGCAAAAGAGGAGATGCCAGAGAAAAATGCAAACAACTTCACAACTACAAGCAAGAAGGAAAAAATATTGGCTATACAAGATCTTCTGAAGCCTAAAGCCACCAAGGTGAACAAGAAATGGAGCTTCACAGGATGA
- the unm_hu7910 gene encoding uncharacterized abhydrolase domain-containing protein DDB_G0269086 isoform X38, which produces MLLTAWIRRSATRTGCSENIVEVPVPKTEKTKDQSPGEVASKKNRTKEHPTRELGRKLKSALKEQLRMIHEKIEAQKIAEMALAEVRSILDKEEEERQLVNALELKRQEGAQKAQEMLEAQLREEREQEEKREAERKAQEQAGKERLEKEQLEQLEREEKEREAEEKAEKEQLEKEKLEKERIEKEKAELERMEKERLEKDQAAKEKAEKERLQKERVAKEKAEKERIEKERVAKEKAEKERIEKERVAKEKAEKERIEKERVAKEKAENERIEKERVAKEKAEKERIEKERVAKEKAEKERIEKERVSKEKAEKERVEKERVAKEKAEKERVEKERVAKEKAEKERLEKERVAKEKAEKERIEKERVAKEKAEKERIERERVAKEKAEKERLEKERVAKEKAEKERIEKERVAKEKAEKERIEKERVAKEKAEKERLEKERVAKEKAEKERIEKERVAKEKAEKERIERERVAKEKAEKERIEKERVAKEKAEKERIEKERVAKEKAEKERIERERVAKEKAEKERIEKERVAKEKAEKERIERERAAKEKAEKERIERERVAKEKAEKERIEKERVAKEKAEKERIERERVAKEKAEKERIEKERVAKESEKERMETERVAKGSEKKRMERERVAKGSEKKRMERERVAKGSEKKRMERERVAKGKERAEKEQQARELAAKEKERVAVKGHFVKEKTAKAKVETEQLPKIDREQLPKVKAGKERAEKEPLLKEKIERERVVKEKRAKQAKEEMPEKNANNFTTTSKKEKILAIQDLLKPKATKVNKKWSFTG; this is translated from the exons atgctcctaaCCGCTTGGATAAGACGATCTGCAACTCGTACAGGCTGTT CTGAGAATATTGTAGAGGTTCCCGTTCCAAAAACAGAAAAGACAAAAG ATCAGAGTCCTGGAGAGGTGGCTTCTAAAAAGAACAGAACAAAAG AGCACCCAACAAGAGAACTTGGGAGGAAATTAAAGTCAGCATTAAAGGAACAGTTGAGAATGATCCATGAGAAGATTGAAGCTCAAAAAATTGCTGAAATGGCTTTGGCTGAAGTGAGAAGTATCCTGgacaaagaggaggaagagagacaatTGGTCAATGCTCTGGAACTCAAGAGGCAAGAGGGGGCCCAAAAAGCCCAGGAAATGTTAGAGGCTCAACTTCGAGAGGAAAGAGAacaagaagagaaaagagaggctgagagaaaagCACAGGAGCAAGCAGGGAAAGAGAGGCTGGAGAAAGAGCAACTGGAGCAGttggaaagagaagagaaagagagggaagctGAGGAGAAGGCAGAAAAAGAGCAATTGGAGAAGGAaaagctagagaaagagaggatagaaaaGGAGAAGGCAGAGCTGGaaaggatggagaaagagagactggaaaAGGATCAAGCAGCCAAAGAGAAAGCAGAAAAGGAAAGACTACAGAAGGAACGGGTCGCCAAAGAGAAAGCAGAAAAGGAGAGGATTGAGAAGGAACGGGTCGCCAAAGAGAAAGCAGAAAAGGAGAGGATTGAGAAGGAACGGGTCGCCAAAGAGAAAGCAGAAAAGGAGAGGATTGAGAAGGAACGGGTTGCCAAAGAGAAAGCCGAAAATGAGAGGATTGAGAAGGAACGGGTCGCCAAAGAGAAAGCAGAAAAGGAGAGGATTGAGAAGGAACGGGTCGCCAAAGAGAAAGCAGAAAAGGAGAGGATTGAGAAGGAACGGGTCTCCAAAGAGAAAGCAgaaaaggagagggttgagaaggAACGGGTCGCCAAAGAGAAAGCAgaaaaggagagggttgagaaggAACGGGTCGCCAAAGAGAAAGCAGAAAAGGAGAGGCTTGAAAAGGAACGGGTCGCCAAAGAGAAAGCAGAAAAGGAAAGGATTGAGAAGGAACGGGTCGCCAAAGAGAAAGCAGAAAAGGAGAGGATTGAGAGGGAACGGGTCGCCAAAGAGAAAGCAGAAAAGGAGAGGCTTGAAAAGGAACGGGTCGCCAAAGAGAAAGCAGAAAAGGAAAGGATTGAGAAGGAACGGGTCGCCAAAGAGAAAGCAGAAAAGGAAAGGATTGAGAAGGAACGGGTCGCCAAAGAGAAAGCAGAAAAGGAGAGGCTTGAAAAGGAACGGGTCGCCAAAGAGAAAGCAGAAAAGGAAAGGATTGAGAAGGAACGGGTCGCCAAAGAGAAAGCAGAAAAGGAGAGGATTGAGAGGGAACGGGTCGCCAAAGAGAAAGCAGAAAAGGAGAGGATTGAGAAGGAACGGGTCGCCAAAGAGAAAGCAGAAAAGGAGAGGATTGAGAAGGAACGGGTCGCCAAAGAGAAAGCAGAAAAGGAGAGGATTGAGAGGGAACGGGTCGCCAAAGAGAAAGCAGAAAAGGAGAGGATTGAGAAGGAACGGGTCGCCAAAGAGAAAGCAGAAAAGGAGAGGATTGAGAGGGAACGGGCCGCCAAAGAGAAAGCAGAAAAGGAGAGGATTGAGAGGGAACGGGTCGCCAAAGAGAAAGCAGAAAAGGAAAGGATTGAGAAGGAACGGGTCGCCAAAGAGAAAGCAGAAAAGGAGAGGATTGAGAGGGAACGGGTCGCCAAAGAGAAAGCAGAAAAGGAGAGGATTGAGAAGGAACGGGTCGCAAAGGAATCTgaaaaggagaggatggagacagaAAGGGTAGCAAAGGGATCTGAaaagaagaggatggagagagaaagggtagcGAAGGGATCTGAaaagaagaggatggagagagaaagggtagcGAAGGGATCTGAaaagaagaggatggagagagaaagggtagcgaagggaaaggagagagcagagaaagagcaACAAGCCAGAGAGTTAGCTGCtaaagaaaaggagagagtggCGGTAAAAGGACACTTTGTCAAAGAAAAGACTGCAAAGGCCAAGGTTGAGACAGAACAGTTACCCAAGATAGACAGAGAACAGTTACCTAAGGTGAaggcagggaaggagagagcagaaAAAGAGCCTCTACTCAAAGAaaagatagaaagggagagagttgTGAAAGAGAAAAGAGCCAAACAAGCAAAAGAGGAGATGCCAGAGAAAAATGCAAACAACTTCACAACTACAAGCAAGAAGGAAAAAATATTGGCTATACAAGATCTTCTGAAGCCTAAAGCCACCAAGGTGAACAAGAAATGGAGCTTCACAGGATGA